The Rhododendron vialii isolate Sample 1 chromosome 8a, ASM3025357v1 genome has a window encoding:
- the LOC131336105 gene encoding uncharacterized protein LOC131336105 isoform X7: MVPKCSMQQTSKALDTKDNNAPIPADPVSSQAGQGDESIKRKEVLLGIPTPCSKLLSKHPLQVVEDANRKAPTSAISPSTAAPIKDIVSGILDGRGILVTFGNFPYYLCDRTKHALVASFFLHRKHKEYARCNADAGRFRIIFSGPKGSRIYQEKLAMALAHHVGAKLLVLGNSFFPADMSTMGIGPSRDVLWTHFRHRATQSLANPSHSEMNNHSFKKGDRVVFVGSNSGGLRLTDSPRGPTFGSLGEIVSTSQVSYLSKLGVRFDNPIHGGLDLGGQCKAGYGFNCNANELCLDPTTLKDFDKSITNNYLEAIMCASRDSPLILFVKDVDKFVQESSEAYLVVKYLINKLPVNVFVIGSQTDTENNKETESYFGKYEKDMKLTLTAKLLSNLFPNQIPIEMPEDEKHIAVLKHKFSEDSELIIAKENITCLRNVLIRSGLDSEELEELSIVHQTLTYESAKKVVKWALGYQLMEYPQSIENPNLVLSLESVEYGVNVLRETQPELKTSEKLLKDVVTENGFEKNLLGEVIPPNEAGVKFDDVGALENVKDTLKELVMLPLQRPELFCKGQLRKPCKGILLFGPPGTGKTMLAKAIATEAGANFINISASTIASKWYGDAEKYVRAVFSLAIKISPSIIFVDEVDSLLGHRGNHEHELTRRIKNEFMLNWDGLRTKDGERVLVLAATNRPFDLDEAVIRRMPRRFMVNLPDAPNRTKILQVILEKEELSPDVDFDVISRMTDGYSGSDLKNLCVTAAYCPIREILQSEKQKNAATVPDVESMPALNNTSEIRPISMEDFKYAREQISASFSTESMNMSELLKWNELYGEGGSRRKTTLSYFL, encoded by the exons ATGGTTCCG AAATGCAGTATGCAACAGACGTCAAAAGCTTTGGATACCAAAGACAATAATGCTCCCATACCAGCTGATCCTGTATCTTCTCAAGCAGGACAGG GAGATGAATCAATCAAGCGGAAGGAAGTATTGTTAGGCATACCGACACCTTGTTCCAAGCTTCTGTCAAAGCATCCTTTG CAGGTTGTGGAAGATGCAAACAGAAAGGCACCCACGTCCGCCATCTCCCCCAGCACTGCAGCACCCATAAAAGATATCGTTTCAGGGATTCTTGATGGCAGAGGAATATTGGTCACATTTGGAAATTTCCCATATTATTTATG tgacagaACAAAACATGCGCTGGTTGCATCCTTCTTTCTACACAGGAAGCACAAAGAGTACGCGAGATGTAACGCTGATGCTGGAAGatttagaattattttctcgGGTCCTAAAG GTTCTAGGATTTATCAAGAGAAGTTGGCAATGGCACTTGCTCATCACGTTGGGGCTAAATTGCTTGTACTGGGTAACTCTTTTTTCCCAGCT GATATGTCTACAATGGGTATAGGGCCATCACGTGATGTGTTGTGGACCCACTTCCGCCACCGCGCTACTCAATCCCTGGCAAATCCTTCTCATTCTGAAATGAACAATCATTCTTTCAAAAAAG GTGATCGAGTGGTATTTGTGGGTTCAAATTCTGGTGGCTTACGCTTGACGGATTCACCTAG GGGCCCTACTTTTGGAAGCCTGGGAGAAATTGTTTCCACTTCTCAAGTCAGCTATTTATCGAAACTTGGTGTAAGGTTTGATAACCCTATCCATGGAGGCCTAGACCTAGGAGGTCAATGTAAAGCAGGTTATGGCTTCAATTGCAATG CTAATGAACTTTGTCTGGACCCCACAACACTCAAGGATTTCGACAAATCGATCACCAACAACTATCTGGAG GCCATAATGTGTGCGAGCCGAgattctcctttaattttgttCGTGAAGGATGTTGACAAGTTTGTTCAAGAAAGTTCGGAAGCTTACCTCGTAGTGAAATATCTTATCAACAAGCTTCCTGTAAATGTTTTTGTGATTGGTTCACAGACGGATACAGAGAACAACAAAGAAACG gAAAGCTATTTTGGCAAATATGAGAAAGACATGAAGCTTACTCTGACGGCAAAACTTCTATCAAACCTTTTCCCAAATCAAATACCTATTGAGATGCCAGAG GATGAGAAACATATTGCTGTCCTAAAGCATAAATTCTCTGAGGACTCTGAACTGATAATAGCAAAAGAAAATATCACGTGCCTTCGGAAT GTTTTGATCCGAAGTGGTTTGGATTCCGAGGAACTTGAGGAATTAAGCATCGTGCATCAAACACTTACATATGAAA GTGCAAAAAAGGTAGTCAAATGGGCTCTTGGCTACCAGTTAATGGAGTACCCACAAAGCATTGAAAATCCAAACCTTGTTTTGTCCTTAGAAAG CGTTGAGTATGGTGTTAATGTTTTACGGGAGACCCAACCAGAACTGAAGACCTCAGAGAAGTTGCTCAAG GATGTTGTAACGGAGAATGGATTTGAGAAAAATCTCCTAGGTGAAGTTATTCCTCCCAATGAAGCTGGAGTGAAGTTTGATGATGTTGGAGCCCTCGAAAATGTGAAGGATACGTTGAAAGAGTTGGTTATGCTTCCTTTGCAAAGGCCTGAATTATTCTGTAAGGGGCAACTAAGGAAG CCTTGCAAGGGGATACTTCTATTTGGTCCCCCAGGAACTGGGAAGACCATGCTTGCAAAGGCTATAGCCACTGAAGCTGGAGCAAATTTTATCAATATCTCAGCATCCACGATTGCCTCAAAG TGGTATGGCGATGCTGAGAAGTACGTGAGGGCTGTTTTTTCACTAGCGATCAAAATTAGTCCTAGCATTATTTTCGTCGATGAG GTTGACAGCTTGTTGGGACACAGAGGAAACCACGAGCATGAACTGACGCGTAGGATAAAGAATGAGTTTATGTTGAATTGGGATGGTTTGCGTACAAAAGATGGGGAACGGGTTTTGGTTCTTGCTGCCACAAACAGACCCTTTGACCTTGATGAGGCTGTTATTAGGAGGATGCCACGCAG aTTTATGGTGAACTTGCCCGATGCTCCAAACAGAACTAAAATTCTGCAAGTAATACTGGAGAAAGAAGAGTTGTCTCCCGATGTTGACTTTGATGTAATTTCCAGGATGACAGATGGATATTCTGGAAGTGATTTGAAG AACCTCTGTGTCACTGCTGCATACTGCCCCATCAGAGAGATATTACAGTCCGAAAAACAG AAAAATGCTGCTACCGTACCAGACGTGGAGTCCATGCCAGCATTGAACAACACTTCTGAAATTCGGCCGATAAGTATGGAGGACTTCAAGTATGCTCGAGAACAG ATCAGTGCTAGTTTCTCGACCGAGTCCATGAACATGAGTGAGCTATTAAAGTGGAATGAATTGTATGGTGAAGGAGGTTCACGGAGGAAGACAACTCTGAGCTACTTCCTGTGA